In Chiloscyllium plagiosum isolate BGI_BamShark_2017 chromosome 1, ASM401019v2, whole genome shotgun sequence, the sequence GAGAACATAGGGTCCATTAAGGACCACTGTGGTAATtagtgtgtggagtcagaggacgTAAATAGGGTTTGAAGTGAATACTTTGAGTTAGTTTTCACTAGTGAGACGATTGGGTGGGACATAATCGAATTAGCGaaggttctgagtggtctggcagacATAAAATTAGATAAATCTCCAAGGCTAGGTGAAGTGCATCGTTGGCTGTTGAGTGagtcaagggaggaaatagcaggacCATGGCATTAATGTGCAATTTTTCTCTGGCCACAAGAGGTGCCTGAGGActagaggacagctaatgtggtccCAATATTCTGGAAGAGATCAACCAgcaaactataggccagtgacagacctcagtggtggggaaactattgcaagcatggtggctcagtggttagcactgctgcctcacagcgccaggggaccgaggttcaattcctgcctcaggtaactgtctgtgtggagtttgcatattctccccgtgtctgcgtgggtttcctccgagtgctccggtttcctcccacagttcaaagatgtgcaggttaggtgaattggccatgctaaattgcctggagtgttatgtgcattagtcaggggtaaatgtaggagaatgggtctgggtgggttgctctttggagggtcagtgtggacttgttgggctgaaggggcctgtttccacagtgtagggaatctaacctaatctaatcaattctgagggacagaattaatgtgCACCTGGAGACgcaaggattaatcaagaacagtcagcatggttgtaAAGGGAAGGTCACAACTGACTGATTTAATTGATCACATCTTTGAAAAGTTTAAGCAGGTAGATAAAGACAGTGCTTTCAATGTAGTCTAattagacttcagcaaggcttttgatatggTCACAGGTGGAAAACTGATATTAAAGATAAGAGTGTGGAAtcgaaggaaatttggcaaattacaTCCAAGTTGAATAGTTGAGAGATGTTTTGGAACTGGACGTCTGTGTGTggtatgttatgaagatgtgggtatactgtacctttaagagttaaaagctggtagagttatctgacagcaccaagtgttctcaataaggtaacaatgtaacacttggtcaaaagctaAATTAGCTatttgcctggaaatgacaaaacagattcaaataaggccaatcagtttaaattataccctgaaaaataccaaatttccAATTAATTTTGAATTGGGTATATTGGTAATCTTCAAAGTCCATGGCACAATCCAATGCTGGGAGTATGAgatcagggaaaattgaacagttgggaggagaactgcccagctaccagcatgtaaaaagtctgcctgaaaaatagctctctcaaacgctacctttattgatcagtaacctgtgaagccgACTCCCAAAAAGAGGGAAAGAAGACAGGAATTCAGTGAAAACTGAAAGTTGCCTGATTTTGAGAGAAGGAGaaagggctacagatgctggagatccgagctgaaaatttgttgctggaaaagcgcagcaagtcaggcaacatccaaggaacaggagaatcgacgtttcgggcataagcccttcttcaggaatgaggaaagtgtgtccagcaggctaagataaaaggtagggaggagggacttgggggaggggctttagAAATGcgatgggagggggagttaaagtgtttggctacggggtggttgggttggttggttcgggtgtcccagaggtgttctctgaactgttccgcaagtaggcggcctgtctccccaatatagaggaggccacatcgggtgcagcgcggatgcaatagatgatgtgtggaggtgcaggtgaatttgtggcggatatggaagtgtcccttggggccttggagggaagtaaggggggaggtgtgggtgcaagttttgcatttcttgcggttgcaggggaagcgttgttttgtaaatcttaattaggaattttattggaccagtattatagatgggaaggtaaaagataagttagaggaaggaattgtaaatagatgttagttaattattctctgttatactttaagaaataaagttgttaatttttaagtagttcttggcctatcAATGTTTCACAttgctgcatgggataaatcttttctgtgttgctggttctaaattaagcaggagagtttacccatTGTCTTAACAGGCATGTATGAATGATctgtaagttcacagatgacataaaaattggtggTATGGGAAGTACTGAGGAGGATAATGTGAGATAaaaggaggatatagatgggctgatcggtggcaaatggaattcaattcagaTAGGTACAAGGTGATGCACCTGGGCATGACAAACGAGGCAAAAGAATATATGAAGAATGGTAGGAACCTGGGTTAAACAGACCTTAGTGTGCATGTCCACTGGTGTCTCAAGATTGTGGGATAGGTAGATGAacggttaagaaggcatatggagtaCTTGCCTTTGTTAGTCAAGGCATAGCGttaaagagcagggaggtcatgctgGAGCTATAATAAAAGGTTGCTTATGTCACAGTTTACATGTTGTGTAATTTTCTGGAATCCACAATATAGggaggaatgtgattgcactggagagggtacagaggagatttaccaggattttgctaggttggagagttttagttacgaaaagaaatttatgaagagaaagctcagcaggtctggcagtatctgtgcagcaaaatcaggtctggtgaccctgaaagggttttgtttctgatttacagcatctgcagttcttttggtttttattgaatCAACTGGTGGCGTTTTCCTTGGAATATGGGGTTAATGGAGGGATGCGCAACATGATTGATATGTATAAAATTGAGGGACaaagggtagacaggaagaaacttttcccctttgcTGGAGGGATTGATGATGTGATGGGGTGGGGCGGGCGAGCTCGATTTATGGTAAGGGACAggagatttaggggagatgtgagggtaaaaaatgtttttttaccataaagtggtgggaatctgaaacttttTGTGAGGGTGATAGCTTCATAACATTTACGAAGTATTTAAATGTCCACTTGTGATGCAAAGGTATAGAATGCTATACTCCAAATGCTGCAaagtggaattagaatagttaggggCTTGTATTTGAGCAGCACAGACGTGATAGGCCagagagcctttttctgtgctgtagatttcaGAGAACGGAGGGGGAGGGGATTGGAAGAGAGTCCAGGCCTGGGAGAAGCAAAGACCGTGAGAGCTGGGCAATGAGAGCGAAGAGACAGTGATGGAATAAGAGCTGCGTGTGCTttgagggtgggagggaggtctCAGGAGACACACACTGATAGAGGAATGGCTTGGGAGGGGTGAGAGACAGACAACAAGgacagagggggaggagagagatacagagacagcacgggagagagagggagtgagagcagagacagagtgaaggAGAAAGGGAACGAGCGAGTGGGACTTGTCCCCGTCCCGGGGCCGGCAGCGGGCCCTCGGTATCGGCCCGCGGCGATGTTGCAGAAACTGGTGTCTCGCTGGAATCGCTATAAGTACCGCCTGGTGCCTTGGATCGCCCTGAACCTGTGGAAAAACCAGAGGTAATACCGAGTGATCAACCTATCAATTCATAATTGAGAAGAATATTAAATACTGCCTGATTAAAACTAACATCTACACATCGCCATTGTAATAAGGCAACGCGACACTAAAATCCAGGAAATAGATAAACTACCCAATAAATACAGCCAGTCTAAAACACAAACAGCAAGATATGAAGTGCATTAAATATAACACCGTATGGTAacattaaatattgaaaaatgcACCAACTAATTAGATAAATATTAAACTAAATTATAATAAATATTTGAACAGTGTAAAAATGGCATTATGTTCAGATCCTGTGGACTGACTCCACATGAAGTGAATCTCAATAACAGGTCAAACCTGGTTAGAATAAAACTGGCAAGCAGCTTAACAGTGTAGCATTTGGTTTCCACACTTGAAACTCAAAGACTTTGTGTCATTTTTACacctacattttttaaaattatgtaacTGAAGAAGAAACAGCCAGGTTTTTGCCAACTGTCATATTTTGAAAATCCCAATTTAATGTTTTTTGAAATTAATTCACGAGCTGagagcatcactgactgggccagcattaattgcccatctctaattgctcagagggtatTTAAAAGTTAATTATATTGtggtgggtcaggagtcacatgtagaccagaccagttaaggatggcagtttccttcactaaaggcaTTAGGGAATcaaatggggttttccaacaaaaaccaatggtttcgtggtcatcattaaactcattcttaattccagatttttattgaattcaaattcctacatccctctatgactctacctgccattccaggatttgaacctggatccctggaatACTACCTGGATCCCTGGAATACTACCTGGATCAGCGGAATACTACCTGGATCAGCAGTCCagcaataaaatcatgaggccattgtctcccctcaCTGTGGTTATGAGCATTTTAATTTTTACACTTGAAGAGTTGGACAGACTTTGTAGCTACATATCTGTTAATGCTGGTATtccaatgaaacaaaataattccAAAATGGCATTTAGCACAGTTAAGTGAGAGACTAtggccttttaaaatgttgattgTCTTTGTTTGTAGAGGTGAGATAACGTACTTTCAATGAATAACGATGAACTGAATAGAATTATCAGATGATTGATACACAACTTGGTGGAGTTTTGGATAATGAGAAAGGTTGTCAGAGGATACGTACAGCAGGATGtcgatcagttggaaagttggacagagaaatggcagatggagtttaatccagacaagtgtgaggtgatgtgttttgggaggtcaaatgcaagaggaaagtacatGATAAAGGAAGGACCATTCGGAACATTAATATACAGAGGATCTTGGGATGCAAATCCATATATCCGTGCAAGTGGCAAGACAAATAGAAAAGTAGGCATATGGCATGTTCACCttcggtcagggcattgagtctAAAAGATGgcaagccatgttgcagctgtataaaactttaggccacttttagaatattgtgtacagttctggccaccacactatAAAACTGTAAggtatagaagcagaattaagctattcagcccattgagtctgctccaccattcaattatggctgatatgtttctcaactccattttcttagcttctccccataacccttgatccccttaccaattaaaaacctgtctatctctgttttaaatacatacAATGACATGGTCTCTACAGCTCTTGAttacaatgagttccacaggttaaTCAacctctgaagaaattcctcctcatctcagttctaaagaactTTGTCCTGAGATTGTATCCTCTGGTCCTCGTCCCTAATACTAGTAAAAACATCATCTACATGTGGACTCTATCCAGGCCTCgcagtattctgtacgtttcatcgaggtccccctcatctttctaagctCCATTAAGTACAGTTCCAGAGTCTTACCCTCCTCATATGTGACCAACCCTTCATTCCTAGGGTCATTCTTGAAAGCCTCCCCTGGAccatctccaaggccagcacatccttccttaggtacaggactcaaaactgttcacaatacagcctcagcagtacaacCTCACTCTTGTagtctagccctcttgaaattaatgcaaacgttacatttgccttcctaactgccaactgaacctgcatgttaatcctGAACAACTGCGTTCCTTTATggtccagatttctgaagtctttccctaCTTAGAAAATTgtctacatctctattcttcctcccagagtgataacctcacactttcatttcttgtattccatctgccactcctttgcccaccCTCCTAGCCAGCCCAAGTCCTTCAAcagtctccccacttcctcaacactatctgtcccttcacctatctttgtatcatctgcaaacatcacAACGatgtttcagttccttcatccagattgtaaATATTTAACGTGAATGGTactggtcccaacactgatcccggaggaaccccactagtcaccagctgccatcctgaaaaacacCACTTTATCCCCATTgtctaccttctgccagtcagccaatcctctattcatgccaatATCATGCTCCTAATTTTCTATATTGGAATTTAGTAGCCTTTTGTGTGGAACTTTGTcacaggccttctggaaatctaaatagatcatgtccacttgCTCCCCTTTGTCGAATTTgctcattacatcctcaaaaaattctgacagatttgttaggcatgacctccccttgttgaagccatgctgactctgccctattttactgtGCATTTCCAAGTACCGTGCAATCTTGTTCTTATtaatgaactctaaaatcttaccaacaactgaggtcaggctaaccagcctattgTTTCCTGTCACCTGCCCctctctcttcttaaacaggagttttacattagcaattttccagttctctgggaccctccctgactcagtgattcctgACAGATCACCATCAGTGCATCTACattctcctcagctatctccttcagaactctggggtgtggtccagatgatttatccaccttcaaacctttcagcttccccagtaccttctcctcagtgatggTCACTACATTCACTTCTGCCcccctgactgtcttgaagttctggtaagCTGccagtgtctttcactgtgaaaactgatggaaaatactAATTCAGATCCTTCAccgtttctttgttccccattattactactccagccttattttccagTGGGCCAAATGTGTACCCCTAGCTCTTTCTTATCTTTTACACATCTAAAATAAACTCTTggaatcttcttttatattacgaGCTAGCTTACTCtcctatttcatcttctccccaacgtattgcttttttagttagcCTGCTATTTTTAAAGGCTTTGCAATCCTCTGTCTTCCCACTAATCTTCGTTGTACTGCatgcttttcttttgcttttctgctgtccctgacttctcttgtcagccatggctgcctcatcctccccttactATATGtcctcttccttgggatgaatttctgctgtgtctcctgaaatGTGTCCAGAAACCCCTGttattgctgctccaccatcttccctgctaggctcccctcccaatcaactctggccagctcctccctcatgtctttgtagatACCTTTACTCATTTGTAATGCCGTGAGATCTGGTCCagtcttctccttctcaaactgcaggatgaattctcCCTAATCAGGTCCAACTCGTTACACATCACCAAACCCAGAAATACCTGTTCCTTAGTGGGCTCTACCaccagctgctccaaaaaaagcATCTCATGGACATCCACAAGTCCGTTTGTTTGAGATCCTCTAcgaacctgattttcccaatccacctgccaattgaagtcccccatgattattgtactGCCTTTCTTACGTGCCTTTTCTATCCCCTGATTTTCTTCCCCACGTCATGACTCCTACTGAGAGACCTGTACACAGCTCAcatctggattttttttccctttgcagttcctcgactctacccacacagattctacacttctgactctatatcactccttgctactgatttaatttcattttttttactaACAAAGCAACCACGTTTCCtgtgcccatctgcctgtcctttcagtAGAATGTGTTTCCTTGGATATTTAGGCCCAGCTCTGACCTCCTCTCAGCCATGCCTCCGTGACatccacaacattgtacctgctAATTTCAAATggtgctacaagctcatttacttgGTTTCATTTACTGTgtgcatttatagagtcatagagatgtacagtatggaaacagacccttcggtccaacccgtacatgccgaccagataacccaaactaatctagtctcacctgccagcacccgacccctATCCCTCctaacgtttcctattcatatacccatccagatgccttttaaatgttgcaattgtaccaacctccaccacttcctctggcagctcattccatacacgtaccaccctctgcatgaaaaagttgtcccttaggtcccttttatatctttcccctctcaccctaaacctgtgtcctctagttttggactcccccaccgcagggaaaagactttNNNNNNNNNNNNNNNNNNNNNNNNNNNNNNNNNNNNNNNNNNNNNNNNNNNNNNNNNNNNNNNNNNNNNNNNNNNNNNNNNNNNNNNNNNNNNNNNNNNNNNNNNNNNNNNNNNNNNNNNNNNNNNNNNNNNNNNNNNNNNNNNNNNNNNNNNNNNNNNNNNNNNNNNNNNNNNNNNNNNNNNNNNNNNNNNNNNNNNNNNNNNNNNNNNNNNNNNNNNNNNNNNNNNNNNNNNNNNNNNNNNNNNNNNNNNNNNNNNNNNNNNNNNNNNNNNNNNNNNNNNNNNNNNNNNNNNNNNNNNNNNNNNNNNNNNNNNNNNNNNNNNNNNNNNNNNNNNNNNNNNNNNNNNNNNtttggtgtcatctgcaaacttactaactgtacgtcttatgcttgcatccaaatcatttatataaattacaaaaagtagaggacccagcaccgatccttgtggcactccactggtcacaggtctccagtctgaaaaacaaccctccaccaccaccctctgtcttctacctttgagccagttctgtacccaaatggctagttctccctgtattccgtgagatctaaccctgctaaccagtttcccatggggaaccttgttgaacaccttactgaagtccatatagatcacatctaccgatTTGTCCTCAttaatcgtctttgttacttcttcaaaaaactcaatcaagtttatgagcaACATCCTCCATCCTGCATTGACTGACCCTTTCTCATAGGTGTCCCCTTATTTGCTGTGCCTGAATTTAGATTCCATAGTCTTGAGGCTTTGGGCAGGGACTAAAAGAGGTTTAGCTGGATGTCGCCTGAATTGGATTGTATTAACTATATTAAGAAGTTGGACAAACtttgagtgtcagaggttgaaggGCGACTTTGTAGAAAGAtatgaaattatgagaggcacagtgAATAGTCAGattctttttttcccaggatggaataTTAAATACTGGGGaccataggtttaagttgagagaggGACCTTTTAAAGGAGAAATGCAAGGTTCGATGGTGTCTGGAATGACCTTGGGTGGAAGCATAtacgatagcaacatttaagaggcattttgacccACTCCCAgataggcaggaaatagagggataacagaccatgtgcagacagatgggattattTTAGAATGGCATCGTGGTGGGCACAGACACATTATTCTGTTCTGTATTCTACAGTGTCTGTTTTTGCTTACACAATGTTAAATCTGTGTCCGCTCCTTATTGATCTTTCTACTGCTGACAATCATTTTACTTTATTCATTCTGCCAGAAATCATTCATGGTTATCaatacctcaatcaaatctcttaTTAATCAGTGTCACCTCCGCTGAGTTGGGAGCCCCTCAGATTTGGGGATTAAATCCCATTCCACGTCTTTAGTTGAATAACCaaatgcctgaactgctgtgctcttccagcaccactaatccagaatctggtttccagcatctgcagtcattgtttttacctaaccaaACCTGATAGTCCAGTGCAGTAATAGTACACTGACAATCAATTTAAGGTGATCAGTCAAGCTCATCGTGTGGCTCGTttacacttgtttgaaatggcaCCTATTTGAATGTAGGACCTGTTTTCTGCAAATAAAAGGAAGATATTCAAATTCTGTGCCTTTGTAAAATCACCAGGGAACATGATGCAAGACATTTCAAAGTATGTGActaatttttttattattgattATTGCAGGACAGTACGATTGGTTGCAGAAGATTCTTTGGATAAAGTTATTTCTGATCAAGTGGTTGAGGCGTCATTACTGAAGCTATTTCATGCTTTGTTCTTGAGTGATTTGAGCAATCAAGCTGAATTTCTTAATCTGCTGCCAGGAAATATCCAAtcaaaatacaatgaaatgtTTACTCATTTTCAATCAACTaaacaaattgagaaaaaatcAAAAGGAAGCGAAATGGATTTGAACCCTAATGagacaatatttaaaacatttggaTTCATTATCAATCGTGCAACTAGTTCACTTTTCTTTGCGGGAAGAGGGGTGTTTGTTACCACAGGCAGAGTGCCGAAAGGAGCCATTGTTTGCATGTACCCTGGTACAGAAGTCATTTTTCTTTTTACAACTTTAATATCCTGCAATTCTTTGTTAGCATTTTATACATGTTTTGTTAAGACATTGTTTATGTCAGTGTGACTGCTTtctttattttgtaaattaataCCAGGCCACTTTACATTCTGTTTGCTGAAACCATTTGTACTGGTTGCTATGAGTGTGCTTTTCTCTTCTGGCATCTCTATCTTCCTTTGTCTCTATGTCTGGCTATTCACCTGGTCCTGCCTTGTTGCCTGCTCACTTGAGCCTTCCCTGTGTCTTTACATTCTCTCCTTTCTGGTTGACCTGCCCCAACATTCCCATCTCTTCCCTTCCATGCTGTTCCTCCTTTCACTCAATGTACAGCCGTCCCTTGCTCATTTATCCTGATCCCTTCCCCCCTCCTCATTCCCACTCCCTTTTCCCAACCTCGCCTTCACATCTCTTCCTGCCCCAGGGTCAGGAGGGCTTTCATTCAGAACAAAACCAATGATTAGTTAGGGAGGGGCACAGATGAGCTTCAGCACTATGCTCAAAGTAACTATCACAAGCGAGGCTGCCAGGGTTTAGTGATGCTCGGTTAAGAGGATTGTTGTGCCTGCCACACACACAGCATGTTTAACTTATGTCTAGCAAAGAAACTACGAGTCGATTCTTAATAATAGtaaacaattttatttatttatttaacacaattaatGCAAGAACAACAAAATACACCAGAAACTAACAATTTACACTTTAAATCTAATCAACTATCTTATGCTTAACTTAACTCTGGATGATCATATCCCACCACACTCGATCTTGGCCTAGATCCACGTGGTGATGACCATCTGGTCATCTTCTCTCCGTAGCCCCAGGGGTGTCATCTCTTCTCGTTGGTTGGTCTCGAGTTACCGCTCCAGAGGATGATGTTGCAACAATTCTTAGAGTTAGTAGATGCTCCAGTCCTTTTGGGAGGGCCTTTAGTGTCTTCCAGTGGATCGATCAGGGATTGGTCATCCTGATTGACAGACCCCAACAAGGCATTGATCTGTCGATGTCAGGGTTGTCCTTGGGCATTTATTCCTGGGGGTGTTAGGTGCATACAGATCAGGTAGCCCTCTCCAAA encodes:
- the setd9 gene encoding SET domain-containing protein 9, which translates into the protein MLQKLVSRWNRYKYRLVPWIALNLWKNQRTVRLVAEDSLDKVISDQVVEASLLKLFHALFLSDLSNQAEFLNLLPGNIQSKYNEMFTHFQSTKQIEKKSKGSEMDLNPNETIFKTFGFIINRATSSLFFAGRGVFVTTGRVPKGAIVCMYPGTIYQQYEPIFFQSMGNPFIFRCIDGVLIDGNDKGISKVIYKSCCGRDRLGPYKTNDVSWLTEIPVNPLAVGQYVNNCSNEKAANVCYQEFDVPATFPIELRQYIPNVNYGQNVERPLRCVVLVALRDIEKGEELFSNYYTIVH